A segment of the Centropristis striata isolate RG_2023a ecotype Rhode Island chromosome 15, C.striata_1.0, whole genome shotgun sequence genome:
AAACCTGCACAGTTTCCTCACCCAGAGTCTGGATCACTGTCGCAGCCTACATGAGCTCAACTGCTCCCAACTATTGTCTATCTGCACCTATCCATCCACCCCCTTTGACTTTTGTTAATATATTCAGCTGAATACACCCACATAACCTCCTCCCTGATTTAAAAATAGCAGAGGATATGATTGATTTTAGTTGCATCACTAACACTATGAAATCCATTGTTGCTAAGAGGATCAGAGTGTGTGACTCAGGAGAACACTGTTCACTGTGACTCAGAGAGAGGCCGTCTCTGTTTTGGGATGTATGGGGGTGTGGAGGAATGTGATGTGCTGTGTAATCGTCCCTAATCTTTTCATTCCTCCTTTTCAGCTTTCTCAGAAATGGCTGAACGCACCAGAATGTCTGTCTGGTGTCTCGTGTGCAGGGAAGAGACTTATAAGCTCTATCTTGttcatcacattttatattcatttttcatttttagcaATGCagtatccccccccccccccccccgtagATGTGTTGTTTATTTAGAGTAGTGATGTCATCTGCATTTAACCACGTTTAAATTAAGTGGGTGCAGAGAGTGCTCTGTTCACTGGAAATTGCTTTTATCTTCCTGTCAATTAAACGGagtaaatttaattaaatgggTATTATGTAACCTTTCCCCCCCCTGTTCAAAAATAGACCCTTTTGAGAGTTGTATAACCTTTGAGATATTGTTTATCTTTCCTTTTAAGCCCTGTGTTGTATATATCTCTGCTGTTACAGCTGCAGACAACAGCAACAGTATTTAGCATTATTAGGGAACTGGCTTATTATAGATGGAGATGTTGTGATTTCTCAGTTTCTCTTCAAACATTACTGCCATATGACATCTTCTAAAGTGTGTCAGAATGATGTAATAATTTAGTCACGCTGCGATTGTTGCCCCACTTCTTGCAGCTGAAGTCTGTATGACCTCTGTGCATGTCAAAACCAGTTTGatgcagcctcacagagcagCAAATAAAGCGCCGTTTGTCAGCTGAGGTCATAGTTTTACTCAGAAAAATGAGTCAGTGAGAGGGACTGTTCCAAATGTTGGTTTGTTCTTCTACAATAGCACCTGATATAGTGAACTAGATTTGCATAATGCATTAAGCAgagtaaagataaaaaaaataagtcaaaataatgTTCTGTTGATAtcataaatacagtaaaaatggaTGAAAACGCAAAGGaagcattacatttttttttttcctgacaacACACTCCAGCCAAAAAGTCTGACGTTGACAAAATTCACATACTGTCACAGACACAATCTGCCGTCccttggctgctgctgctgatttcCACACTGATTATAGTGCTTTTGTCAGGAAGATGCTTAACTTTTTAAATACCGTGAACATCTTGAGTGAGGTCATTGTTTGTGGTTGTATTTGAGCCTCGTCGTCAAGCTTAGCGTCTCCGGGAGAACCTTTGGCTGTGTTTAACTCACTTTAATGGGATTATATTGCGGCAGCCGTTAAAATGCTGACTTCACTTCTCAGCACTCGGCTAAGCAGTTTGTTGACTGTGTGACGTCTAATGTCTTTGGCACCGCTGTAATCTAGGCCAAGGTTCCCTCCCTGAAGCCTGTCTGTGGCATTTCTGCTACAGGTGTGGTGTGTACTTTGGTGTTTACGTAATTACTGCCGTCATCCTTTTCATCTACAGCTGGACCAGCATCCATTGTGCGAACCACGTCTCTCATACACTACTTATTGATGTTATCACTAAATCCAGGGAGTTATAGAAACCTGATCCTTGTACTGTAGGCGGCAGGTCACATTGAATTAGTTTAATTCCTCCAGTTTAATGTAATACTTGATCAGATAGAATCtaatcctgtttgtttgtttttattacatatttttgttgcattgttttgttctaggtaaaaatatgtatttatttatctagatCTAGAGGAGGAACTGCCCAAAACCAAAAAATAGTGCAGAAAAGAAGATCATGACAAAAATCTTTATCTCTTGGCTCAACACAGTCCCGTACAGTATCTTCCCTTGGAATATTATCTATCATAAAGTCATGGACCAGGCAGACAGAAATGGcctaattattttctttttgtctcaCTCAAAGTTATCAAGAGGGGAGGGTGAAAATTGTATTGCTGCTCCACTTTACCACAGGCGTGGAGCTTTAGTGTTAGAGGCCCTGGTCAATCTGTCATCCACAGCCCAGTCATTGAAAAGCCTTGTGCCACATGGTAGTATGGACACGTGGAGGGTGTGTATGTGAGTAATATAGGTCAGCATTGTGCAGCGCTGCAGTACCGTCCTGGTCACTCTGGGTTCGTCTCTCTCAGTCCCATCTGCTGGGATGATGAGCCAACTTCAGCACTCTGTCCCCGTCTATTCTATCTCTCACATTATTCAAAGGGAACTGTATGAAAAGATGGAGGCTGCTCAGAGTGTGCCACAGACAAAACACCAAGCATTTCATTAGAAAGAGATAACCACTCCCTGTTTCCATTCCCTTTGATTCCTGATGCCTGACTCTGTCTCTTTTCGTTCCACATATCTCCTACGCAGCTCAGCGCGCCCGACATGTCTGGTGGTCTTTCAGCTCAGACCATTTCTCTCTCAGCCTGAGGATTTATTTGCTCCAAATCGTTTTTAAAGAGCTCATCCAGCTGACTAACCCCTTAGTCAGACCGGCTTGCCAGGCTAGACTGACTCCAGGAATAGGCCTTGTTGTGACTCTCCAGATTTAGTATTGGTGCTGTTTAAAGCTTTCACCATTATTTTTAGGTCTGTCTTAATGTGGCAAGTAATGGCAAAGGCAGTATAATCTGCACCTGCTTAGTGGGAATGATAAACTGAATGTTTGCTTAGTTTTTAGATTTAAAGACAAACTTCAACTTACTGTACAACACAGTACATAAAATATGGAGAATATGTCACCATACACATAGAGGTGGTTATATAAGCAAAACCAAATGATGCCAAgtcaacttttttccccctgcaaCAGCTGACCTGTAAAAGAAATGTTTGTACTGATTCAGCAGACAACACTTACCAAGAGCTTCCTTCAGAAACTAGCTGTAGGCGACCTACTGAGTCATATGATGCCATGATGAATTCTGGGTTGAATGAACCGTGtccaagaaaaacatttttgacactTCCAATTTTAGACTTGTAGTGGCTGACAGTTGTGATGCCATAGCACTCCTAGCTATAACTGAGTGCTCTCAAAGTAATAATCTGATGAAACAAAGTGTTTCATCCACACACTAGTGACCGTTTTCCACTCTGTCTGCTCTCGGCTTTTGGAGCATCACACTAATTGATTTTAGGAAATGTTGCAGTGCAACCAAAGCTGCCTTTCTGAGTGCTGCAAGGCAGGTCCTCAGGAAACCAGAgacgcacatacacactcttCAGGGGCTTATTTCCTTGGAGAGATTATGGTGGCGTTGTTGGAGGTTGCGTTGTAATCACTGTTCAGCATCTTAATGTCGACCACACTGGAGGCTGATGTGGAAATTGTGCAGAGAGGTTGGCAGGAAATTGTCCGTTCCTGAAATAAAGATGGAGCGACACAGAAAATTACAGTGTATAGAGCATGTGATTACAGGATCACATGGCTTTTCCTGCATTCAATGAGCAAAACATAGTAAAACAGTGCACATTATGTTAACTGTGGACATTTAACTTGTGTTTAGGTTATGAAGGTCCATGTGGGTTTTTGCCCCATTTGCAGTTTGTGTATTTCACACTTTTCcctaatgtttttaaaaattatttttactctCATGAGCAattgttaaatgtattttttgttttttatttctgtagGCAAAGGAGATCCTGACCAAGGAGTCAAACGTCCAGGAGGTGAGATGTCCGGTGACAGTGTGCGGTGACGTGCACGGTCAGTTCCACGACCTCATGGAGCTGTTCAAGATTGGAGGGAAATCTCCAGACACAAACTATTTGTTCATGGGAGACTACGTAGACAGAGGGTACTACTCTGTAGAAACCGTCACTTTACTAGTAGCACTTAAGGTAAGGAATCATCGAAAAGTCTAATATTTATCtttacttattgtaagtcgctttggacaaaagcgtctgctaaatgacatgtaatgtaatgtaaatctGCTTCAAAACTGTCTTTAAATGAgctttttgacagaaaaaaattaacatccAGCTCTGTTCTTGCTTGTGTTTCAGGTACGCTACCGGGAGCGCATCACAATCCTCAGAGGGAACCACGAGAGCAGACAGATCACACAAGTTTACGGCTTCTATGACGAGTGCCTAAGGAAATATGGTAACGCCAACGTTTGGAAGTACTTCACAGACCTGTTTGATTATCTCCCCCTCACAGCCTTGGTAGACTCTCAGGTGAGAATTTGCAGTGGTTGGTTTCACAGATATGATAAATGTGACTTTATGTGTGACAGTTAAATGCTGCATTTTAGAATAAGACTACTACTTTGGGAAGTTGTTTCATGATGTAATTGATACAGAAGAAGTACTTGTATTTACTACTAATGCTAAAAATGTCCATTTTTCCTTCCAGATTTTCTGCCTTCATGGAGGCCTGTCACCGTCCATAGATACCTTGGATCACATCAGAGCACTGGACCGTTTACAGGAAGTGCCACATGAGGTAAAGATAACAACACTTATTTTGATGTTCCTGGCCATAAAGGAGCTAAtaacttattttgaaaaatgtaaacacatttgAGTTCATTAAAACAATGAATTGAACAGAAAATGACAGGTGACATATGTTTCTCAGTAAAGGTAGCTTGATGATGAAGCAA
Coding sequences within it:
- the ppp2cab gene encoding serine/threonine-protein phosphatase 2A catalytic subunit alpha isoform; amino-acid sequence: MDEKAFTKELDLWIEQLNECKQLSEGQVKTLCEKAKEILTKESNVQEVRCPVTVCGDVHGQFHDLMELFKIGGKSPDTNYLFMGDYVDRGYYSVETVTLLVALKVRYRERITILRGNHESRQITQVYGFYDECLRKYGNANVWKYFTDLFDYLPLTALVDSQIFCLHGGLSPSIDTLDHIRALDRLQEVPHEGPMCDLLWSDPDDRGGWGISPRGAGYTFGQDISETFNHANRLTLVSRAHQLVMEGYNWCHERNVVTIFSAPNYCYRCGNQAAIMELDDTLKYSFLQFDPAPRRGEPHVTRRTPDYFL